The DNA window tatattaatatattttttttttgtatatgttAATGTTagattgttttttcttttgattttgtaGGTTGTAATTTACATGTGTTGAAGAAATGTATTCAAGAAGGATGTTTTTTGTGAGAAAACTAATTTGATGATTTCTGaagtttttgtgtttaattaagaattatgttctatcacttttaagtttttttctgtatttttgtagtatggatgaatttatattatgtgtGGATGATTTTTTTGTCTATTGTTtaaggatataatatttattaatagttttaggttaattatattttgtagtaacctattatatttaatttatataattttagttaattaaatataattttttaatatttcatatcgggtaatggggtacccgtcggggatcgggtacccgatgaatcggggatggggatataaatagagatacccgtcgggttcgggATCGAGTAGTAATTTGAAattcgggttcggggatgggtacttcactacccggcgggtagggtacccgttgccatccctagGCGGAAATGAATCGATATCTCGATGTAATACAACATTTTCTATTTTAGTTGGGAAAGAACGATGAAGTCCATCCCAACCGTCCAATGAAGAATAAGAGGAGAGCGTCAATGGCGCGCGAAGCGCATGCGGAACGGGCacaaagataaattaaataagtgtGGAGGAAAAGCAACCTAGCTCATTCCCTTTGCTTCCTGGACCCAAAGCGAGTAACCAGCTATAAAGTAATAATGATAGCTATGAGCTATCTAAACAATTCAGTATATTTAATGaagtttgattgtttgattgtacaaaatgaaaatgaagGTTATGCCTGTTTTTTTattgttcaacttatatacgTTATCAAAATAGTGCATTTTTGGCCAAATCAAGGATTTGAGGCTTCTTGGTATGGGACTTAAATGAATCCATTTTTTGAGTAATATTTATGAATAGAAAGATAAATCGGATATGATAGATGGATggatttctcttttaatatctaaaaaataatcgaTTGAATTTAACTTTGATTCAAAGAACTACGCTTAGCCCTCCCGCTCATGAAACGGATCTGCTGCAATAGATGGTAGAAGGTCCATAGTTCTCAAAGCACTGGAGTGATCTAGTAGCCAAGAAGGGGCCTAGAAGTGCCTACTACGGAACCACACTACACATTTATAAAGTTCACCCTTATCCAGTGCCTGACAGAGCTAAGGGGACTTCAATCCTTACTCATTATCCCCTCGCCGAGGTCATACTTATGAAGGGGAAAGAGTGGAGAACCTCGAGAAGCACTGTTGAGAGGAAGATCCTTATTCCATCTTCATTCGGGTTCCAAACTTTTCTTCAACATAGGTGAGAATTCACGAGACTGAGATGAAAGAGATCAAACACAGGAATAAAAAGTTAACTACATCAAGccttttgatcatttttaaagaGGGGGATGAAGAAAGTGAACAAAACAGACTCGCTTTATGCGCGCTCCATCCCTTGTTGGGTTGGGCCTTTTTTGTCTCACATTTATCATCGAACAAATACATGAAAAGAATCATGTTGAAAACGCTCTTAAGCCAAGCCCTTCCTTCATAGAGCCGTGTATTGTAAGTGATCCGAACCTTCCCGGAGCGATCCTCCCATAGAGGCAAGTTCAGTTGGTGAGCCGTATGATGGGCAACTATCTCCTGCACTTCGGAGAGAATTCAGCTGTTAGTTAATACCTCTTTGGTTTCGGGGTGGACCCTTTCactctattttattatatacgCTTAGcgaaaataatgttttttgaTACACATAGGACATTGATTATATATGAACCAATGGATCGTGACAAGTCGTTACTACTAGCAATGACTTCTTCTTTCATTACTTTATTCTTTTCATATCTCTCTCTTTTGTTCTCAGTTACTCATCAAATGACATTCAGTTTATATCTTTAAGTTCCTTTATTGACAAGGTTGAAAGAAAGGGTGGCCGAAGATTGTAAGTAATCATAAAGAGCACACCCCCCATCCCAGGGTTTCAGCTCCTAGTATCCACATAATCCATCTGCGATTGCATCTCAGTATGTTAGGATTTCACAGGATAGAAAACAAATGGTTGTTGAGAAGGTTTCTGAGTTCTCCCTCCCCTTCTCTCCTTTAGTTTAGTTAAGGGGGCTATCGACTGCTCCATTGATAAGAACAGCCTTCCAGAGATGTGATTCTAGAGGATGAACTTGTGTtggaattatataaatatatataacattttataaagAATTTCACTCCGTCTTTGATTCCGTAGAGAACCGTCTTTGTCTCTCCGCTTGAGTAGTGCTTTGATTGACTTTGATTCATCAAGGGTCCAGTCCTAGAACTTCCGTCAAGTGGGCTTGCCCCGCCTGAAAGTGGTTTACATGGGGTTAGTGAGACATAGTAGTCACTCTCCTTAGGGAACTGGTTGACTGCAAAAAGTTCATCCGAAACCCTCCTAGTTAAGGAGTAAAAGTCTATTGGGGGTGTACTATAATAGTGTCAGTGCACTAtagaagaagagagaagggAAGACTCTAAGCGTACGAAAAGAGCTTAAAGCACTTACTCGAATTTTGAAGTTATGATTGACCGGCCAAAAGGAATCAACTAATGTGCTTAACACAGTCTCGGCGAAAGCCGCAAAGGATACTCCACTTTCCTACCAAATCTCTCCTTATTTTGGTTACATACCTAATGCACGGTTTAGGGTTACATAGCTTGATTTGCTAAAGAATGGAGTTGGTGGACAGACTCCCAACCTGGATAGAGCGATTTGAAAGAGCAAAGATTGGAGATTGATTCAATAGCTTTGGACAGTCAGGTGTGAGCAACTCTCGTACTCTATTTATTGAATCGTGCGTGGGGTGGGCTACCCATCATATGACGAGTAATCCGACTGCATTTTTCTCATCCTTTTGAATGATAAGGCATGCATATCTATGTGTTATCTAGCCTTTGCTCTACTATCAATCACCGGAATCCTTATTTTGCCTACCCTGCCGTCCTCTCCCGCGGAAAGAGCTCGTTTGCCAAGTCCAAGCTCTCACTTTATCATCTATGACGGCTCTCTTCGATGCTAGCAACCACATTTTTACCATTTTCTACTTCTTTCCCGTACATTATAGGGAGAGACTTGACCTTTACTTAGAGAGGGACAGCGGTACCACACGAGACATGAGCGAACGAAATCCCTGTATCCAATGAAAGAGGATCGATCGGGCATGAGTCTTCGAGCGCACAAAGTATGTGATCAAAGGAAAGGCAAAGACATGAAACTTAGAGATCGTGAGCTACTAGGTCTTCCTAAAGGGGGAATTGATGAACTATTGTGTCTTAGTGCCATTGCATACTCATGTCTTTGAGCATTCAATACGTCAACTCATTCATACGAAAAAGTCGaatttaaaacacaaaaatacatcTCGGGCTCATCATCCCCAGGCGCACACATCACAAAAGAGCTCTACTCTATTTCGACGACACAAGACGAAATGGATTACCTAACTGAAGACCTTACCAACGAGAGACTTTGGTGAGCTCAGTGACATCGGTAATGTTGTACTATACTATGTAGACCACTTGGATTCCTAGGGGCACACATGACCTTATTAATAGAGCATGCAGGAATTTTTTGTGGGGAGACAAGCCGAAACGGAGAGGCATCCACCTAGTAACATGGAATAAGATGTGTAATTCCAAGGTTGAGATAATTAAAGGGAAGTTGTTCAGTTGTATGACAAGATTGAGATAATTAAAGAGAAAACTAAGGAGATACAATGCTCGACCTGTTTAAAAGATGGAAAGATTGTACATAaattttctagagagagaacaacTATACGCTGGTTGCTTCCACTGCCGGACTGGCTCAAGACCAACACAGACGTGATTGCCAAAAAACTCCAGTTCGCGATTTGTTCGCTTATATAGAggttcaaaattatttagaaagaaGTAAATGTAAAGTTGTTTAATTGATCCATCAAGAAGAGAAAGGAGTAGGAGTAGGAGCATCTTGAATGGGATGAGTTAGATGTCTCATAAAGGAGGTCTCCAACAAACACAGGCATAAGGCATAGTCTAAGCTGAAATCCCTACTCCCACAGCAACAATAAAGAAGCGGAAATTGCAAATCTTTCCTTCTTAGAAGAGGCTTAGTTCAACTAGTCCTACACAGATCACATCTTATTAGAAAGGCAGGCATTTCATTATCATTATCAAGAATTGAAGACGCTAAGAATGACTGGGGGCCCAGAGAAGGCACAATACGTTCTTTTATTCGACATTATCGGTAAAATCATTGATTCTAAGCCTTTCCTCGATCGGCagcagaaaagaaaaaatactgTTTGTTAAGGTAGGAGAAAGTCAGTAATCGACTGGGGATTTCCTTCTATAAAGGAGTCACCTCCGATTAGAAGTCAAATAAAAGAAGATGGACCTGTTCACTATTTCATCAGCATCTGGCACTGCTTATTGCTTTTAGCTTGAACGTGGCACTAAAGCTTCCATATCAACTAAAGAAATAGTGAACGAAAGACAGTAGAGCACAGAGGGAATTATCAACTAAGAACGACATGTGTGAAGCATTTCGTTTAGAGAATGCGGATATAAAAGTTGTTATTGATGCAATTATGCTTCTCGTGTTGATCCCCGAGCAGCGAGAGGGCACTTGGTATAGAAATGCAGCTCAAGGGCCTTTATTTCCACAAGAGGGAGAAGTATTTTGCTTAGCATCACGTGCGAGCCTAACCGTAGCGGGCATCGAGACCCTGAACATTTTGTTCAAAACAAAACGTGAGTGAATAGAAACGACTGCCTTCTTAGTATCTGATCAGGCTTTGGTCGAGCTGTTCAGTTGTTGATCGGTACGATACAAACGAGTCATCTAGTGATCCTACTGTCTAAAGGAGGGTGTACCTGTCCAAATTTCGGATGCAAGCAGCGCCGGTGTATATTCATGACCACTATGGTTCCAACCCCAAATCTACAAGTGAACCTACGGGTGGTTAGACCGTAAACTGATAAGTTGCCCAACCAAGAAGTATTTGATCGTTTCAGGGAAATGGGTGTGCTGAGACAAGTCACACAAGTCTATTGCAGTCATTGAAGAGATTGTCGATCACCAGACCgactatttaaatataaacatgGTTACGATCCTGTGAAGGCCGGACCAACCTTggctaaaaatatttctaaaaggGGGCCTTCTAGGATCTAGAATCCCTGTAAGTAAGCGTGTCGTTGTAAGGCTAGCTAGCGTCCCACCTTCCTGTCGTCTTGACTGGTCTGATAACCACAATCCCTTGAGTCTAGTTCTTGAGCGAAGGAATCGCTTTCAATGATAATTTATCTTTAGAAAGAAACCTGAAGCCTTTTTGTCATAGATAGGAGATCCACTGAAAGTGAAAGGATGACAGCACAATCACAATCCCTATGAATATCATTAATCAATATCTCTCCGGCCGCACTCTGTTATGACGAAATCACTGTTCTAGTTCGTCTGTTTGAGTGaaatttgatagttaaattaatagcattaattttttatttatttataaatttctcaaattttcaatttattaaaatttggcatttaaattaataacattaattttttatttatttatttataaattttacataaataataatttaatcgaaatttgaaactttaaaaaaaaaattattttatataactttaataataataaaaaaattaattataaaatttatcaaaagaGATCTCTAATCACGatgttttgaataaaaaactcaattatttttagattattatccaaaataattattgtcATACAAAAAGTAAGTGTGCATCAAGGGTTAGAAAAATATgaaagtaataattaaatatgctTTTAGAAATAAATGTATTACATTTTCCCTTAATGCTTGAGTTTTGTCTTCCAATCTGGACTTGAAACCCAGAATGAATCCAAAATTCTTGCCAATGAAACTTAGATCAGTAACCAAGAACTGACCTAAAGACAATGGCGATTTGTCCGAAAACAGACGAATCCTTCCGATATATTCTTATTCTTCTCTCAATCTTGTTTCTGGGTTCAACTTGTCTCTGCGATGCGATTGCCCAAAccactttttcttcttcttcttcttcggccACCACGAAGCACACCAATAACTGGGCTGTCTTGGTCTGCACTTCTCGATTCTGGTGAGTTCTATTCATTTACCTTGCTTTCCCCTTTCTTTCAACTTGCTTGTATTGAATTCGAGATCCTGCTAAACGATCCTTAGTCTATCTGCCCCAAGCTCAATATTATGTATGCACATGATCATAGACTAAGAcccttaaacttaaatattgCAAATTTATGCTTTTTTGAGAAGTGggaactaataatttttttgattctACTCCCTTCTCTTCAGGTTTAACTACAGACATATGGCAAACACTCTGTCATTATACAGGTCAGTAGGCATGTCTTTGTTCATTTTCTGACAAAAGATCTcaacttttgattatttttacatgttttCTCCTTTCAGGACAGTTAAGAGGCTTGGCATACCTGATGAGAGAATAATACTCATGTTGGCTGATGATATGGCTTGCAATGCAAGAAACCAGTACCCTGCTCAGGTCTTTAATAACGAAAACCACAAACTTAACTTGTATGGAGATAATGTTGAGGTAATTTGGAGAGTTTTGCATGATTTGAGTAAAAATGTCTAGAAGAGGTTTACTTATTTTTGTTCTGTGTTTTAAAAGTACTTCTCTAATATGACAGGTAGACTATAGAGGTTATGAAGTGACTGTTGAAAACTTTTTGCGAGTACTGACAGGGCGCCATGAAACTTCTGTTCCAAGGTCGAAACGGCTTCTTAGTGATGAAGGTAGTCATATACTCCTATACATGACTGGGCATGGAGGTGACGAATTCCTAAAATTTCAGGATTCAGAGGAACTTCAAAGTCATGATTTAGCTGATGCAGTGAGACAAATGAAAGAGAAACTCAGGTAACCATGGCTTGATGAATAAAGTTGTTTAATGAACAATGTGCAGGCCATGAGTTCAAAATTAGAAATCAAACATTTGCGACAACTAGGAGGTTGTTTGACGTTGTTGTTTTGCTGATTTTTTGGGAAAAGGAAAACCTTGattgatgaaaaagtggattatttgggttaatcctttctatttaatatttaaaatgttacaaaaaaCAAAGGTAGGGATATTTTAGTGATTGATAATGGGACAAgggattatttggattaaacAAGGACTAGTTTAACTATAAATGATGACACTGAATTCAACTATTTCTATACCTTTAGGTTCAAGGAGCTGCTGATAATGGTAGATACCTGTCAAGCTGCTACTCTATTTAATCAGGTTTTTGGCTGATCccttttgtttcaatattttgcTAGTTCATTATATAGAGTAAACTTGGCGATAACTGTAGTAGCACTTTATTTGCAGCTTGTCTCGCCTGGGGTTTTGTCTATTGGAAGTAGCATGAAAGGAGAGAACTCTTACTCGCATCACTTAGACTCTGATGTAACTAACTCTCCTCCTCTTACTTACCATCTTTCagtttcattttttcttttctcaatgCAATCtgttcaaaagaaaatatatttatataggttGGAGTCTCGGTTGTGGATCGGTTCACATACTATACTCTGGCTTTCTTTGAAAGATTAAACATATATGACAATGCTTCATTAAACAggtgattaattaattatgttgagcttgtttatatatatgatcaaatcattattttattttatttcaatttgcATCCTGTTGTTTTGCAGTCTGTTTACCTCGTATAATCCACAATCTCTAATGTCAACTGCATATTACCGAACAGATCTATATCAACAAAGACTAGGGGAGGTAATTGTTCTAGATCTTCTTTGTTCTTTTATCCTTTATTTGCTAAAAGTGATGCCTATGTGGAAACAATATATTTTCTGGATCTTGATGAGAGACcgtctatatttttttattgtgtgGGACTGAGTACTACTTCCTTGTTCAGGTGCCCGTAACAAACTTCTTCGGTTCTGTCATGGAAACAATTCACACAGAGTCATCATACGGTGCCTTCTCAGGCAAAGAATCGAAAGCTTTTGAAGCCAAAAGTTCACAAGATCTATCTGTTAACAACTATGAAGAAATGACATCTATTGGTTCACATGAGAAACCGGACATCTCAGACTTATGGGACAATTTTTACGACAAGATTGCAGAAATTGGGATTGTCGATAATAATATGTTGGTCTATTATGGGTTGATTACAATGCTGCCACTCCTAGCAGTTTCAACTTGGTTGTCCCCAATTTGAGTCTTTGAAATGTAAAGATGGTTTGATGCTGCAGTTAATCATCTATTGGTCTTTTGATGTCAactgtttatttttgttatttaaaaaaaaaaggtgaatCTAGCCAAGTATGGATTGAATCGATCATGTTCTTATCTCATCTGTTTAGAGATATTGGACAAATCTGTAaccctttttcttttttgatctATTTTTACCTTTGTAGATAAAAAGATGGTTTTAGGTGTAAGGATTGGTGCTTACTTTACCActtaagtgaaaaataaaaatgttttctttAATTTACTGTGAAACTAATATTTCAATAGCAccatttgtatatttatttttttgacaaattcacttaatatttttatctttgaaattttaaatggtccaaattgatatttgaaactcaaatttattaaattgtgtgagaagtttttaagattttttttaatagtattttttttctgaattagtttatcaaatttgtaaaCATAAAATAGTTTCACACTTTTTAAAACGTGTAAATCGTATTTAACAGTTTTAAACACCGTATATCTCGaaagaatattaaatttaaaatataaatacgtCCAAAACTCCAAATTAATACACTACacaatcttttttaaaaaaaattcaaattttctcaaatcttAACTTAGATTACACAATTTTTAGTCACTAAAACTAACCTCTATTACTTAATTAGAATTCGTAatccaaaaatattattcaattctaaAAAACTAAGtccataatattaataaatattattttatataaaaatatgataaattaattaaaaaacaaaacacaagttaaaataaatatagtaaattTAATATTCAACTCGGGTGAgaaaaattatcgatattataGGTTTATCGAAAATAACGAAAAAGGTAAGGTATAATACAAATACTgaatatgagatttttaaaatttgagtatatataaattaaaatataaatataataattataagaaaataattaaatagatttgatattaatttaattatagaaatatattttttgaataatatcaaaatattattatactcaaatattatttaatatattcaacgatgaaattattttttttctttttaagttaatatatttttaggtattaaaggtataatattatagaaattaagGACCAccgaaattaatataatataaatgtatgattttttttatatcaaaattaatgtaTACAAAAATTGGTaagataaatatatgaatttttcatataccaaaattttgaataagatataaaatatgtataaaacaTTAATACTATCTATATAtgtgaaaacaaattaaataatatccCAATATACAATATAGAAATGTAATACTAAAACAAAGACAGACTTTAAAGGAAGTCCAACC is part of the Impatiens glandulifera chromosome 1, dImpGla2.1, whole genome shotgun sequence genome and encodes:
- the LOC124920133 gene encoding putative GPI-anchor transamidase — protein: MAICPKTDESFRYILILLSILFLGSTCLCDAIAQTTFSSSSSSATTKHTNNWAVLVCTSRFWFNYRHMANTLSLYRTVKRLGIPDERIILMLADDMACNARNQYPAQVFNNENHKLNLYGDNVEVDYRGYEVTVENFLRVLTGRHETSVPRSKRLLSDEGSHILLYMTGHGGDEFLKFQDSEELQSHDLADAVRQMKEKLRFKELLIMVDTCQAATLFNQLVSPGVLSIGSSMKGENSYSHHLDSDVGVSVVDRFTYYTLAFFERLNIYDNASLNSLFTSYNPQSLMSTAYYRTDLYQQRLGEVPVTNFFGSVMETIHTESSYGAFSGKESKAFEAKSSQDLSVNNYEEMTSIGSHEKPDISDLWDNFYDKIAEIGIVDNNMLVYYGLITMLPLLAVSTWLSPI